In one Drosophila pseudoobscura strain MV-25-SWS-2005 chromosome X, UCI_Dpse_MV25, whole genome shotgun sequence genomic region, the following are encoded:
- the su(w[a]) gene encoding protein suppressor of white apricot isoform X1, translating to MMPYNVRSAGGGSIGGILRKTGAAAVAPGGMSAGASNGNGAATLDARQPPLELLVFGYACKIFRDDEKARELDHGKQLIPWMGDVNLKIDRYDVRGALCDLAPYEAPPGGYGNRLEYLSAEEQRAEQLCEEERYLFLYNNEEELRLQQEEDLKRLQQETSGGNYSQVGFQYDGQGVAYSAAGAASSTTVPLSLSPGTSEENELPFVLPRTLLLALPPGMQVPETMKQHAIIEKTARFIATQGAQMEILIKAKQANNSQFDFLTQGGHLQPYYRHLLAAIKQAKFAPTPESAANAEAEPSFSSGPESHSQRTGTGTSTSGQVVIMVPTIKYKPSANCAYTQLISKIKGVPLQTVLDDELSTTNSQHSGGTASPTPSCRSEGHSQQGEFTPVLIRYNGSTFTHEAEETDSPVPEEESANDAPPQVELLKNTSALALAQNYSSESEDEPGEEEPTSTPASGKEKEKEAEKEPPAPEPVLTFPVPEESLRTIIDKTATYVIKNGRQFEETLRTKSVERFGFLLPQNEFYPYYLYKVTNDVDAASKEEKTRKAAAVAAALMSKKGLSFGGAAAAAGNAADKAPVCFSIRGRDDHGPLPAALAQEASDEEEIKAGGAAAPSADQVRGMPDSVQRAIKQVETQLLARSQRAAPISPQKDLRQAEERVKDKLALIARDKLNGMVSKEKQLQLERKRKAMAFLNQIKGASGGSVASSAVPSSKSNILEEAGGDAAGDSDNESNESVRSIPITYFGPDDDEDEEEQKPENDHQDDEEEEEDGGDLEKYNLLNDDSTNTFTSKPPPPPPPVQTAAPPPKPIVSVASAAVLLSDDDDVQLVPAASPARPGASKASRHRKTHRRSRSRSSSSSSSDSSRSSSRRKKRRAVEEVSASARKMRRRRSQSRTSNRSQCVRQSQTQSHRQKQRSRSRHRSRSPRRRRSPSQSRSRSRSSRSRSSSSRKERRNRQHREESRQNQRCSPKKSHKRHKRRRRSSSP from the exons ATGATGCCCTACAATGTGCGCTCCGCCGGTGGCGGCAGCATCGGTGGCATTCTGCGCAAGACTGGAGCCGCTGCAGTTGCTCCCGGCGGAATGTCTGCGGGGgccagcaacggcaacggtgCGGCGACACTGGACGCACGCCAGCCGCCCCTGGAGCTGCTCGTCTTCGGCTACGCGTGCAAGATATTCCGGGATGACGAGAAGGCCCGCGAACTGGACCACGGCAAGCAGCTGATACCCTGGATGGGCGATGTAAATCTCAAGATAGACAG atacgACGTGCGTGGCGCTCTTTGCGATCTGGCCCCTTACGAAGCGCCACCTGGGGGCTACGGCAACCGCCTGGAATACCTTAGCGCCGAGGAGCAGCGCGCCGAGCAGCTGTGCGAGGAGGAGCGCTATCTATTCCTTTACAACAACGAGGAGGAGCTCCGTCTGCAGCAAG AGGAGGACCTCAagcggctgcagcaggagaCCTCCGGCGGAAACTACAGCCAGGTGGGCTTCCAGTACGATGGCCAGGGCGTTGCGTattctgctgctggagctgcctCTTCCACGACTGTgccgctctcgctctcaccGGGGACCTCTGAGGAGAACGAACTGCCCTTTGTCCTGCCGCGCACGCTGCTCCTGGCCCTGCCTCCGGGAATGCAGGTG CCCGAGACGATGAAGCAACATGCCATCATCGAGAAGACGGCCCGCTTTATAGCCACTCAGGGCGCCCAAATGGAGATCTTGATCAAGGCCAAGCAGGCAAACAATTCACAGTTTGACTTCCTGACGCAGGGCGGCCACTTGCAGCCCTACTACCGCCACCTCCTGGCAGCCATCAAGCAGGCCAAGTTCGCCCCCACGCCGGAGAGTGCCGCCAACGCCGAAGCAGAGCCCAGCTTCAGCTCTGGTCCGGAGAGCCATAGCCAGCGCACAGGCACCGGTACGAGCACGTCCGGCCAGGTGGTCATCATGGTGCCCACCATTAAGTACAAGCCTTCGGCCAACTGCGCCTACACGCAGCTCATCAGCAAGATCAAAGGCGTGCCCCTACAGACGGTGCTCGATGACGAGCTGAGCACCACCAACTCGCAGCATTCCGGAGGCACGGCATCGCCCACGCCCAGCTGCAGGTCGGAGGGCCACAGCCAGCAGGGAGAGTTCACTCCCGTCCTGATCCGCTACAATGGCAGCACCTTCACCCACGAGGCGGAGGAGACTGACTCTCCGGTGCCTGAGGAGGAGAGCGCCAATGATGCACCGCCACAAGTGGAGCTGCTGAAGAACACGAGTGCTCTGGCCCTCGCCCAGAACTATAGTTCGGAGAGCGAGGATGAGCCGGGGGAAGAGGAGCCGACTTCGACGCCGGCGTCTGGGAAggagaaagaaaaagaggCTGAAAAGGAGCCGCCAGCACCCGAGCCGGTGCTAACCTTTCCCGTGCCTGAGGAGAGCCTCAGGACAATCATCGATAAGACGGCCACGTACGTGATCAAAAACGGACGCCAGTTTGAGGAAACGCTGCGCACGAAGAGCGTGGAGCGGTTCGGCTTCCTGCTGCCGCAGAACGAGTTCTATCCGTACTACCTGTACAAGGTCACCAACGACGTGGATGCCGCCTCCAAGGAGGAGAAGACGCGCAAGGCGGCCGCCGTGGCCGCAGCGCTCATGAGCAAGAAGGGACTTAGTtttggaggagctgcagctgcggcagggAACGCAGCAGATAAGG CTCCCGTTTGCTTCTCCATACGCGGCCGCGACGATCATGGTCCGCTTCCGGCTGCTCTGGCCCAAGAGGccagcgacgaggaggagatcAAGGCTGGCGGTGCGGCCGCGCCCAGTGCTGATCAGGTCCGAGGCATGCCGGACAGTGTGCAGCGTGCCATTAAGCAGGTGGAAACGCAGTTGCTGGCTAGAAGCCAGAGGGCCGCTCCCATCTCTCCGCAGAAGGATCTGCGTCAGG CAGAGGAGCGGGTTAAGGACAAACTGGCGCTGATTGCCCGCGACAAGCTGAACGGCATGGTCTCCAAGgagaagcagctgcagctggagagGAAACGCAAGGCGATGGCCTTCCTTAATCAGATCAAGG GTGCTTCAGGCGGTTCTGTGGCCAGTTCTGCTGTTCCCAGCTCGAAGTCCAATATCCTCGAAGAGGCCGGTGGCGATGCTGCGGGGGACAGCGACAACGAGTCCAATGAGTCCGTGCGCTCCATACCCATCACTTACTTCGGACCTGACGACGACGAagatgaggaggagcagaagccGGAGAACGACCACCAGGAcgacgaagaggaggaggaagacggCGGTGATCTGGAGAAATACAATCTGCTGAACGACGACAGCACGAATACTTTCACCAGCAaaccgccgccgcccccgccACCAGTGCAGACCGCAGCTCCCCCTCCGAAACCGATTGTTTCCGTGGCTTCAGCGGCCGTTCTGCTATCGGACGATGACGATGTTCAACTGGTGCCCGCTGCCTCGCCAGCGCGCCCCGGCGCCTCCAAGGCCTCCCGCCATCGAAAGACCCAccgcaggagcaggagtcgcagcagcagttccagcAGTAGCGATTCTAGCCGCAGCTCCAGTCGGCGCAAGAAGCGCAGGGCCGTCGAGGAGGTGTCTGCCAGTGCCAGGAAAATGCGACGACGACGCAGTCAGAGTCGCACCTCTAACCGCAGCCAGTGCGTGCGTCAGAGCCAGACGCAAAGCCACCGCCAGAAACAGCGGAGCAGAAGCCGGCACAGGAGTCGCAGTCCCAGGCGGCGACGAAGCCCCAgccagagcaggagcaggtcAAGAAGCAGTCGCAGTCGTAGCTCCAGCAGCCGCAAAGAACGCAGGAATCGCCAGCACCGGGAAGAGTCGCGCCAGAACCAACGATGCTCGCCCAAGAAGAGCCACAAGCGACACAAGCGGCGACGGCGCAGCAGCTCCCCTTGA
- the su(w[a]) gene encoding protein suppressor of white apricot isoform X2, producing MMPYNVRSAGGGSIGGILRKTGAAAVAPGGMSAGASNGNGAATLDARQPPLELLVFGYACKIFRDDEKARELDHGKQLIPWMGDVNLKIDRYDVRGALCDLAPYEAPPGGYGNRLEYLSAEEQRAEQLCEEERYLFLYNNEEELRLQQEEDLKRLQQETSGGNYSQVGFQYDGQGVAYSAAGAASSTTVPLSLSPGTSEENELPFVLPRTLLLALPPGMQVPETMKQHAIIEKTARFIATQGAQMEILIKAKQANNSQFDFLTQGGHLQPYYRHLLAAIKQAKFAPTPESAANAEAEPSFSSGPESHSQRTGTGTSTSGQVVIMVPTIKYKPSANCAYTQLISKIKGVPLQTVLDDELSTTNSQHSGGTASPTPSCRSEGHSQQGEFTPVLIRYNGSTFTHEAEETDSPVPEEESANDAPPQVELLKNTSALALAQNYSSESEDEPGEEEPTSTPASGKEKEKEAEKEPPAPEPVLTFPVPEESLRTIIDKTATYVIKNGRQFEETLRTKSVERFGFLLPQNEFYPYYLYKVTNDVDAASKEEKTRKAAAVAAALMSKKGLSFGGAAAAAGNAADKAPVCFSIRGRDDHGPLPAALAQEASDEEEIKAGGAAAPSADQVRGMPDSVQRAIKQVETQLLARSQRAAPISPQKDLRQEERVKDKLALIARDKLNGMVSKEKQLQLERKRKAMAFLNQIKGASGGSVASSAVPSSKSNILEEAGGDAAGDSDNESNESVRSIPITYFGPDDDEDEEEQKPENDHQDDEEEEEDGGDLEKYNLLNDDSTNTFTSKPPPPPPPVQTAAPPPKPIVSVASAAVLLSDDDDVQLVPAASPARPGASKASRHRKTHRRSRSRSSSSSSSDSSRSSSRRKKRRAVEEVSASARKMRRRRSQSRTSNRSQCVRQSQTQSHRQKQRSRSRHRSRSPRRRRSPSQSRSRSRSSRSRSSSSRKERRNRQHREESRQNQRCSPKKSHKRHKRRRRSSSP from the exons ATGATGCCCTACAATGTGCGCTCCGCCGGTGGCGGCAGCATCGGTGGCATTCTGCGCAAGACTGGAGCCGCTGCAGTTGCTCCCGGCGGAATGTCTGCGGGGgccagcaacggcaacggtgCGGCGACACTGGACGCACGCCAGCCGCCCCTGGAGCTGCTCGTCTTCGGCTACGCGTGCAAGATATTCCGGGATGACGAGAAGGCCCGCGAACTGGACCACGGCAAGCAGCTGATACCCTGGATGGGCGATGTAAATCTCAAGATAGACAG atacgACGTGCGTGGCGCTCTTTGCGATCTGGCCCCTTACGAAGCGCCACCTGGGGGCTACGGCAACCGCCTGGAATACCTTAGCGCCGAGGAGCAGCGCGCCGAGCAGCTGTGCGAGGAGGAGCGCTATCTATTCCTTTACAACAACGAGGAGGAGCTCCGTCTGCAGCAAG AGGAGGACCTCAagcggctgcagcaggagaCCTCCGGCGGAAACTACAGCCAGGTGGGCTTCCAGTACGATGGCCAGGGCGTTGCGTattctgctgctggagctgcctCTTCCACGACTGTgccgctctcgctctcaccGGGGACCTCTGAGGAGAACGAACTGCCCTTTGTCCTGCCGCGCACGCTGCTCCTGGCCCTGCCTCCGGGAATGCAGGTG CCCGAGACGATGAAGCAACATGCCATCATCGAGAAGACGGCCCGCTTTATAGCCACTCAGGGCGCCCAAATGGAGATCTTGATCAAGGCCAAGCAGGCAAACAATTCACAGTTTGACTTCCTGACGCAGGGCGGCCACTTGCAGCCCTACTACCGCCACCTCCTGGCAGCCATCAAGCAGGCCAAGTTCGCCCCCACGCCGGAGAGTGCCGCCAACGCCGAAGCAGAGCCCAGCTTCAGCTCTGGTCCGGAGAGCCATAGCCAGCGCACAGGCACCGGTACGAGCACGTCCGGCCAGGTGGTCATCATGGTGCCCACCATTAAGTACAAGCCTTCGGCCAACTGCGCCTACACGCAGCTCATCAGCAAGATCAAAGGCGTGCCCCTACAGACGGTGCTCGATGACGAGCTGAGCACCACCAACTCGCAGCATTCCGGAGGCACGGCATCGCCCACGCCCAGCTGCAGGTCGGAGGGCCACAGCCAGCAGGGAGAGTTCACTCCCGTCCTGATCCGCTACAATGGCAGCACCTTCACCCACGAGGCGGAGGAGACTGACTCTCCGGTGCCTGAGGAGGAGAGCGCCAATGATGCACCGCCACAAGTGGAGCTGCTGAAGAACACGAGTGCTCTGGCCCTCGCCCAGAACTATAGTTCGGAGAGCGAGGATGAGCCGGGGGAAGAGGAGCCGACTTCGACGCCGGCGTCTGGGAAggagaaagaaaaagaggCTGAAAAGGAGCCGCCAGCACCCGAGCCGGTGCTAACCTTTCCCGTGCCTGAGGAGAGCCTCAGGACAATCATCGATAAGACGGCCACGTACGTGATCAAAAACGGACGCCAGTTTGAGGAAACGCTGCGCACGAAGAGCGTGGAGCGGTTCGGCTTCCTGCTGCCGCAGAACGAGTTCTATCCGTACTACCTGTACAAGGTCACCAACGACGTGGATGCCGCCTCCAAGGAGGAGAAGACGCGCAAGGCGGCCGCCGTGGCCGCAGCGCTCATGAGCAAGAAGGGACTTAGTtttggaggagctgcagctgcggcagggAACGCAGCAGATAAGG CTCCCGTTTGCTTCTCCATACGCGGCCGCGACGATCATGGTCCGCTTCCGGCTGCTCTGGCCCAAGAGGccagcgacgaggaggagatcAAGGCTGGCGGTGCGGCCGCGCCCAGTGCTGATCAGGTCCGAGGCATGCCGGACAGTGTGCAGCGTGCCATTAAGCAGGTGGAAACGCAGTTGCTGGCTAGAAGCCAGAGGGCCGCTCCCATCTCTCCGCAGAAGGATCTGCGTCAGG AGGAGCGGGTTAAGGACAAACTGGCGCTGATTGCCCGCGACAAGCTGAACGGCATGGTCTCCAAGgagaagcagctgcagctggagagGAAACGCAAGGCGATGGCCTTCCTTAATCAGATCAAGG GTGCTTCAGGCGGTTCTGTGGCCAGTTCTGCTGTTCCCAGCTCGAAGTCCAATATCCTCGAAGAGGCCGGTGGCGATGCTGCGGGGGACAGCGACAACGAGTCCAATGAGTCCGTGCGCTCCATACCCATCACTTACTTCGGACCTGACGACGACGAagatgaggaggagcagaagccGGAGAACGACCACCAGGAcgacgaagaggaggaggaagacggCGGTGATCTGGAGAAATACAATCTGCTGAACGACGACAGCACGAATACTTTCACCAGCAaaccgccgccgcccccgccACCAGTGCAGACCGCAGCTCCCCCTCCGAAACCGATTGTTTCCGTGGCTTCAGCGGCCGTTCTGCTATCGGACGATGACGATGTTCAACTGGTGCCCGCTGCCTCGCCAGCGCGCCCCGGCGCCTCCAAGGCCTCCCGCCATCGAAAGACCCAccgcaggagcaggagtcgcagcagcagttccagcAGTAGCGATTCTAGCCGCAGCTCCAGTCGGCGCAAGAAGCGCAGGGCCGTCGAGGAGGTGTCTGCCAGTGCCAGGAAAATGCGACGACGACGCAGTCAGAGTCGCACCTCTAACCGCAGCCAGTGCGTGCGTCAGAGCCAGACGCAAAGCCACCGCCAGAAACAGCGGAGCAGAAGCCGGCACAGGAGTCGCAGTCCCAGGCGGCGACGAAGCCCCAgccagagcaggagcaggtcAAGAAGCAGTCGCAGTCGTAGCTCCAGCAGCCGCAAAGAACGCAGGAATCGCCAGCACCGGGAAGAGTCGCGCCAGAACCAACGATGCTCGCCCAAGAAGAGCCACAAGCGACACAAGCGGCGACGGCGCAGCAGCTCCCCTTGA
- the LOC6902106 gene encoding gamma-butyrobetaine dioxygenase, whose amino-acid sequence MLSCRHLIGRFLVRRQASTQARLASPGIVEIDEADGQRLKYPQVWLRDNCQCTECFHATTRARKSNWERGPLHVGAQRVSYDEQCQQLQVHWQDEHKSVYELQWLRERDFGDAARQKYLDEVYRPPVQLWGKTQFEEVRREFLYQNVLDRDDVLKAWLEALAVQGFALLKDAPDDENVARRLAERIGYIKRTTYGDVFEVKSKPNAGNYAYLMVPLPLHTDMPYYEYKAGINILHTLVQSESAGGANTLVDGFHVAAEMRRLYPQEFEVLRSVPVNWYDIGHDGDQARPFHSLWRAPVVCLDVDGQVVRINQNTTKRDSRFTVPIEQAVAWYEAYDRFLRLAHDEIVEFKTRPGDVFVFNNLRMLHGRTAYEDSPQNKRHLVGAYVDWDIIYSKLRTLRFPQAHE is encoded by the exons ATGCTGAGCTGTAGACACTTGATTGGTCGTTTTCTGGTGCGACGTCAGGCCAGCACGCAGGCTCGTCTTGCTAGTCCTGGCATTGTGGAGATCGACGAAGCTGACGGGCAGCGCCTGAAATACCCACAGGTCTGGTTGCGGGACAACTGCCAGTGCACGGAGTGTTTCCATGCGACGACGCGGGCACGCAAGAGCAACTGGGAGCGCGGACCACTCCACGTGGGCGCCCAGCGGGTGAGCTACGATGAGCAGTGCCAGCAGCTTCAAGTCCACTGGCAAGACGAGCACAAGAGCGTTTACGAGCTGCAGTGGCTGCGGGAGCGGGACTTCGGGGACGCGGCCAGACAAAAGTACTTGGACGAGGTCTACCGGCCGCCCGTGCAGCTCTGGGGCAAGACTCAGTTTGAGGAGGTACGCCGGGAGTTCCTTTACCAAAATGTGCTCGACCGGGACGACGTGCTGAAGGCGTGGCTGGAAGCCCTGGCTGTGCAGGGATTCGCTCTGCTCAAGGATGCGCCCGACGACGAAAATGTGGCCCGGCGCCTGGCAGAGAGGATTGGCTACATCAAACGCACCACCTACGG AGATGTCTTCGAGGTCAAGTCCAAGCCGAATGCGGGCAATTATGCCTACCTGAtggtgcccctgccactgcacACGGACATGCCCTACTACGAGTACAAGGCGGGCATCAACATCTTGCACACCCTCGTCCAGTCGGAGTCGGCGGGCGGGGCCAACACGCTCGTGGACGGCTTCCATGTGGCCGCCGAGATGCGGCGCCTCTATCCCCAGGAGTTCGAGGTCCTGCGCTCGGTGCCAGTCAACTGGTACGACATCGGACACGACGGGGACCAGGCCAGACCCTTCCACAGCCTGTGGCGGGCGCCTGTTGTCTgtttggatgtggatggcCAGGTGGTGCGCATCAATCAGAACACCACGAAGCGGGATAGCCGCTTTACGGTGCCCATTGAGCAGGCGGTGGCCTGGTACGAGGCCTACGACAGGTTCCTTCGTCTGGCCCACGACGAGATCGTTGAGTTCAAGACGCGACCCGGCGACGTGTTCGTGTTCAACAACCTGCGCATGCTCCATGGCCGCACCGCCTATGAGGACTCGCCCCAGAACAAGCGTCATCTGGTCGGCGCGTACGTAGACTGGGACATTATCTACTCCAAGCTAAGGACCCTGCGCTTCCCCCAGGCCCACGAATGA
- the Cdc45 gene encoding cell division control protein 45 homolog, with amino-acid sequence MFIQDLKNDFYRHLVGKRILIIVNYDIDAICASKILQALFQYDHMLYTVVPIMGITGLRRAYGEHQGDVKYVLLVNCGGCVDIVELLQPAEDVTFFICDAHRPLDVCNIYSDRQVCILGDAALEENIPAFETIFHDSDEEDDDQDQSDEEDEEEVHNDSGAGDSDGDEDSAQRPAVRPKLTRLERHEQRILRQRARRQWESERDRIMFEYTQFSYYGRSTALLIFELAWKLSKDNMDLLWWAIVGISEQLLLGKIESGAYTLELEQIQSHVSRLTNKTNDQNTMSASKISFENDLHLVLYRHWPVTDSMRYSRYASCQLKLWTLRGEKRLHELLLEMGLPLVHARQTYSSMDLVLRKEFYSMVERLAEKYDIPDIVYGTFTLSYGYRSRYAAADYVYALLAIMESVKKHKTPEDCFMEASDALNRQHKQLLGAGIDNAKLLHAAIFRQVQSSLEARQVHSAGSFFYYVLQEEHAFFSYPYALGLLAKFILRGHVATSRARAAPDLPLIATCPLDATQGMCLLVGIAPVREDSPKNFFGKAFEQAAQKSKTTLLQDFFEPSVVQLRQSDLTRFLDALTVLLT; translated from the exons ATGTTCATCCAAGATCTCAAGAATGACTTCTACAGGCACTTAGTGGGCAAGCgcatcctcatcatcgtcaACTACGACATTGACGCCATCTGCGCAAGCAAGATCCTGCAGGCTCTCTTCCAGTATGACCACATGCTCTACACGGTGGTTCCCATCATGGGCATCACGGGTCTACGGCGTGCCTATGGCGAGCACCAAGGCGACGTCAAGTACGTGCTTCTGGTCAACTGCGGCGGCTGCGTGGACATCGTTGAGCTGCTGCAGCCGGCGGAAGATGTCACCTTTTTTATTTGCGATGCCCATCGGCCGCTTGACGTCTGCAACATATATAGCGATCGACAGGTATGCATTCTGGGCGATGCCGCTCTGGAGGAGAACATTCCCGCATTCGAAACCATTTTTCACGACTCtgacgaggaggatgacgaCCAGGACCAGtccgacgaggaggacgaggaggaggtaCACAACGACAGCGGTGCTGGCGACTCGGACGGAGATGAGGACAGTGCGCAGCGCCCCGCAGTGCGGCCCAAGCTAACCCGCCTGGAGCGGCACGAGCAGCGCATCCTTCGACAGCGCGCCCGCCGCCAGTGGGAGTCGGAGCGCGACCGAATCATGTTCGAGTACACGCAGTTCAGCTACTATGGTCGGTCCACGGCTTTGCTGATCTTCGAGCTGGCCTGGAAGCTGTCCAAGGACAACATGGACCTGCTCTGGTGGGCCATTGTGGGCATCAgcgagcagctgctgctgggcaagatCGAGAGTGGGGCCTACACCCTAGAGCTGGAACAGATCCAGTCGCACGTCTCCCGCCTCACGAACAAGACCAACGACCAGAACACAATGAGCGCTTCCAAGATCAGCTTCGAGAACGACCTGCATCTGGTGCTGTACCGGCACTGGCCGGTGACCGACTCCATGAG GTACTCCCGCTACGCTTCCTGCCAGCTGAAGCTGTGGACGCTCCGCGGTGAGAAACGTCTTCACGAGCTGCTCCTGGAGATGGGTCTGCCGCTGGTGCATGCGCGGCAGACATACAGCTCCATGGACCTGGTGCTGCGCAAGGAGTTTTACTCAATGGTGGAGCGGCTGGCCGAGAAATACGACATCCCCGACATCGTCTATGGTACTTTCACTCTAAGCTATGGCTACCGAAGCCGCTACGCGGCCGCTGACTACGTCTACGCCCTGCTGGCCATCATGGAGTCGGTGAAGAAGCACAAAACGCCCGAGGACTGCTTCATGGAGGCCTCCGACGCCCTGAACCGACAGCACAAGCAGCTCCTCGGGGCGGGCATCGACAATGCCAAGCTGCTGCACGCGGCCATCTTCAGGCAGGTGCAGAGCAGCCTGGAGGCCCGCCAGGTGCACTCGGCCGGCTCCTTCTTCTACTATGtgctgcaggaggagcatGCCTTCTTCTCCTATCCGTACGCCCTGGGCTTGCTGGCGAAGTTCATACTTCGTGGCCATGTGGCCACCAGCAGGGCACGCGCTGCCCCGGACCTACCGCTGATCGCCACCTGCCCGCTCGATGCCACTCAGGGCATGTGCCTGCTAGTGGGCATTGCCCCCGTTCGCGAAGACTCGCCCAAGAACTTCTTTGGCAAGGCCTTCGAACAGGCAGCCCAGAAGAGTAAGACAACCCTGCTGCAGGACTTTTTCGAGCCTTCGGTTGTCCAGCTCCGGCAAAGCGACCTCACTCGCTTCCTTGACGCCCTCACCGTGCTGCTCACTTAG
- the LOC6902105 gene encoding chymotrypsin-elastase inhibitor ixodidin produces MMSVSWNQLCLSLLLIVCSLLALTTAQPPITPRKCPANESYLPCGPSCQTECSTLGQPCLIRHIRCPDGCYCNEGYARNSRGACIPQGQCRK; encoded by the exons ATGATGTCTGTCAGCTGGAACCAACTCTGCCTCAGCCTGCTGCTGATCGTTTGCAGCCTTCTAGCCCTTACTACTGCCCAGCCGCCCATCA CGCCACGCAAGTGCCCCGCGAACGAGTCGTACCTCCCGTGCGGCCCCAGCTGCCAGACGGAGTGCTCAACTCTGGGCCAGCCCTGCCTTATCCGGCACATCCGCTGCCCCGATGGATGCTACTGCAACGAGGGCTATGCCCGCAACTCACGTGGCGCCTGCATACCCCAGGGACAGTGTCGCAAGTAA
- the su(w[a]) gene encoding protein suppressor of white apricot isoform X3, translating into MMPYNVRSAGGGSIGGILRKTGAAAVAPGGMSAGASNGNGAATLDARQPPLELLVFGYACKIFRDDEKARELDHGKQLIPWMGDVNLKIDRYDVRGALCDLAPYEAPPGGYGNRLEYLSAEEQRAEQLCEEERYLFLYNNEEELRLQQVSKNHSRIPEKGKFRQKPIKIPKPHKNIQI; encoded by the exons ATGATGCCCTACAATGTGCGCTCCGCCGGTGGCGGCAGCATCGGTGGCATTCTGCGCAAGACTGGAGCCGCTGCAGTTGCTCCCGGCGGAATGTCTGCGGGGgccagcaacggcaacggtgCGGCGACACTGGACGCACGCCAGCCGCCCCTGGAGCTGCTCGTCTTCGGCTACGCGTGCAAGATATTCCGGGATGACGAGAAGGCCCGCGAACTGGACCACGGCAAGCAGCTGATACCCTGGATGGGCGATGTAAATCTCAAGATAGACAG atacgACGTGCGTGGCGCTCTTTGCGATCTGGCCCCTTACGAAGCGCCACCTGGGGGCTACGGCAACCGCCTGGAATACCTTAGCGCCGAGGAGCAGCGCGCCGAGCAGCTGTGCGAGGAGGAGCGCTATCTATTCCTTTACAACAACGAGGAGGAGCTCCGTCTGCAGCAAG TATCAAAAAACCATTCGAGAATACCCGAAAAAGGTAAATTCAGACAAAAGCCAATCAAGATACCGAAACCCCACAAAAATATCCAAATATAG
- the Rpp21 gene encoding ribonuclease P protein subunit p21: protein MAKNNKKKVFALRLVCSRMNFLYQAAHLMAEGSHNTLGAYYGKLCRNVGTKAIMHMAPALKRTLCKRCSLPLIPGVNTSLTVPQKKDQTAPATDPKACKKRHRRQRRKKGEVGKAKVQPKASTVDEHTPLQLECPLCQGRRRFVVDSQRECWIEQPQALVEVLDIEADEERQQTQAQPQPQSQAQ from the exons AtggccaagaacaacaaaaagaaggtGTTTGCACTGCGCCTCGTCTGCTCCCGCATGAACTTCCTTTACCAGGCGGCCCACCTTATGGCGGAGGGCAGCCACAACACCCTCGGCGCCTACTATGGGAAGCTCTGCCGCAATGTGGGCACCAAGGCCATAATGCACAT GGCTCCGGCGCTGAAGCGAACTCTGTGCAAGCGCTGCTCCCTGCCGCTCATTCCCGGAGTCAATACGAGCCTGACTGTGCCTCAGAAAAAGGACcaaacagcaccagcaacagacCCAAAGGCGTGCAAGAAGCGTCATCGCCGACAACGCAGAAAGAAGGGAGAGGTGGGAAAAGCTAAAGTCCAGCCAAAGGCAAGCACCGTGGACGAGCACACGCCGCTCCAACTAGAGTGCCCTCTCTGCCAGGGCCGTCGCCGCTTTGTTGTGGACAGTCAGCGCGAGTGCTGGATAGAGCAGCCGCAGGCCCTGGTCGAAGTGCTCGACATAGAAGCGGATGAGGAGAGACAACAGAcgcaggcacagccacagccacaatcACAAGCACAGTGA